One segment of Streptomyces roseifaciens DNA contains the following:
- the tsf gene encoding translation elongation factor Ts, whose amino-acid sequence MANFTAADVKKLRELTGAGMMDCKKALDEAEGNLEKAVEIVRVKGLKGVAKRESRTTENGAVVSAIADDNTSGVIVELKCETDFVAKGEKFVAVAEALAAHVAKSAPADVDALMASEIEAGKTVQAFVDEANATLGEKIVVDRFAYFADGLVFAYMHRTAADLPPQVGVLVELDKANAEVAKDIAQHIAAFAPKFLSREDIPADVLENERRVAEATAREEGKPEAALPKIIEGRVTGFVKENAVLEQAFAKDNKKTVQKVLDEAGVTLKRFARIRVGA is encoded by the coding sequence ATGGCGAACTTCACCGCCGCTGACGTCAAGAAGCTCCGTGAGCTCACCGGCGCCGGCATGATGGACTGCAAGAAGGCGCTGGACGAGGCCGAGGGCAACCTCGAGAAGGCCGTCGAGATCGTGCGCGTCAAGGGCCTCAAGGGCGTCGCCAAGCGCGAGAGCCGCACCACCGAGAACGGTGCCGTCGTCTCCGCCATCGCCGACGACAACACCTCCGGTGTCATCGTCGAGCTGAAGTGCGAGACCGACTTCGTCGCCAAGGGCGAGAAGTTCGTGGCCGTCGCCGAGGCTCTGGCCGCCCACGTCGCCAAGAGCGCTCCGGCCGACGTCGACGCCCTGATGGCTTCCGAGATCGAGGCCGGCAAGACCGTCCAGGCGTTCGTGGACGAGGCCAACGCCACCCTCGGCGAGAAGATCGTCGTGGACCGCTTCGCGTACTTCGCCGACGGCCTGGTCTTCGCCTACATGCACCGCACCGCCGCGGACCTGCCCCCGCAGGTCGGCGTCCTGGTCGAGCTGGACAAGGCCAACGCCGAGGTCGCCAAGGACATCGCGCAGCACATCGCCGCGTTTGCGCCGAAGTTCCTCTCCCGTGAGGACATCCCGGCCGACGTCCTGGAGAACGAGCGCCGCGTCGCCGAGGCCACCGCCCGCGAGGAGGGCAAGCCCGAGGCCGCCCTGCCGAAGATCATCGAGGGTCGCGTCACCGGCTTCGTCAAGGAGAACGCCGTTCTCGAGCAGGCGTTCGCCAAGGACAACAAGAAGACCGTCCAGAAGGTCCTGGACGAGGCCGGTGTCACGCTGAAGCGCTTCGCGCGCATCCGCGTCGGCGCCTGA
- the pyrH gene encoding UMP kinase — translation MNQGADARQAADDTIADHGPRRRFLLKLSGEAFAGGGGLGVDPDVVHAIAREIAAVVREGYEIAVVIGGGNFFRGAELQQRGMDRARSDYMGMLGTVMNSLALQDFLVKEGIETRVQTGITMGQVAEPFIPLRAVRHLEKGRVVIFGAGMGMPYFSTDTTAAQRALEIHAEAILMGKNGVDGIYDSDPKKNPDAVKFDALEYSEVLARGLKVADATAISLCMDNKLPILVFELLAEGNIGRAVKGEKIGTLVSDRSTRD, via the coding sequence ATGAATCAGGGTGCGGACGCCCGGCAGGCCGCCGACGACACCATTGCTGACCACGGCCCACGCCGCCGGTTCTTGCTCAAACTGTCCGGCGAGGCGTTCGCTGGCGGGGGCGGCCTCGGCGTCGACCCCGATGTCGTGCACGCCATCGCCCGCGAGATCGCGGCCGTCGTCCGCGAGGGCTACGAGATCGCCGTCGTCATCGGCGGCGGCAACTTCTTCCGCGGCGCGGAGCTGCAGCAGCGCGGCATGGACCGGGCCCGCTCGGACTACATGGGCATGCTCGGCACCGTGATGAACTCCCTCGCCCTCCAGGACTTCCTGGTCAAGGAAGGCATCGAGACCCGCGTGCAGACCGGCATCACCATGGGGCAGGTCGCGGAGCCGTTCATCCCGCTGCGCGCCGTGCGCCACCTGGAGAAGGGCCGCGTCGTGATCTTCGGCGCGGGCATGGGCATGCCCTACTTCTCCACCGACACCACTGCGGCCCAGCGCGCCCTGGAGATCCACGCCGAGGCGATCCTGATGGGCAAGAACGGCGTCGACGGGATCTACGACTCCGACCCGAAGAAGAACCCCGACGCGGTCAAGTTCGACGCCCTCGAGTACAGCGAGGTGCTCGCACGGGGCCTGAAGGTCGCCGACGCCACCGCCATCAGCCTGTGCATGGACAACAAGCTGCCGATCCTGGTCTTCGAGCTGCTCGCCGAGGGCAACATCGGCCGTGCGGTCAAGGGTGAGAAGATCGGCACGCTCGTGAGCGACCGGAGCACGCGGGACTGA
- the frr gene encoding ribosome recycling factor, with product MIEEILLEAEEKMDKAVVVAKEDFAAIRTGRAHPAMFNKIVADYYGALTPINQLASFSVPEPRMAVVTPFDKSALRNIEQAIRDSDLGVNPSNDGNIIRVTFPELTEERRREFIKVARGKGEDAKVSIRSVRRKAKDALDKLVKDKESGEDDVRRAEKELDDTTAKYVAQVDELLKHKEAELLEV from the coding sequence GTGATCGAAGAGATCCTCCTCGAGGCCGAGGAGAAGATGGACAAGGCCGTTGTGGTCGCCAAGGAGGACTTCGCGGCGATCCGCACCGGGCGTGCGCACCCGGCGATGTTCAACAAGATCGTGGCGGACTACTACGGTGCGCTGACGCCCATCAACCAGCTGGCGTCCTTCTCGGTGCCCGAGCCGCGCATGGCCGTGGTCACCCCGTTCGACAAGAGCGCGCTGCGCAACATCGAGCAGGCGATCCGCGACTCCGACCTCGGTGTCAACCCGAGCAACGACGGCAACATCATCCGGGTGACCTTCCCGGAGCTGACCGAGGAGCGCCGCCGGGAGTTCATCAAGGTGGCCCGGGGCAAGGGCGAGGACGCCAAGGTCTCGATCCGCTCCGTCCGCCGCAAGGCCAAGGACGCCCTGGACAAGCTCGTCAAGGACAAGGAGTCCGGCGAGGACGACGTGCGCCGCGCGGAGAAGGAGCTCGACGACACCACCGCGAAGTACGTCGCGCAGGTGGACGAGCTGCTCAAGCACAAGGAAGCCGAGCTCCTCGAGGTCTGA
- a CDS encoding phosphatidate cytidylyltransferase, with translation MNETSWGAPPSAGYRGSTDRGPSSAARSAGPVHEAGIAAQTRPMPIVPPSGGDQDDRDQGAAHLRGPLFRDEQEPDIRPQDPAPVPASPESPKAGKKSAGRDLRAAIGVGVGLGAVILASLFIYKPVFLGVIVIAVVVGLWELTSRLAERKAIRAPLVPLAVGGAAMVIAGYASGAEGAWVAVAFTALAVLVWRMTESPDDYLKDVTAGIFAAFYVPFLATFVALMLAAGDGAWRVLTFLILTVVSDTGAYAVGWKFGKRKLAPRISPGKTREGLLGAVAFAMVAGALCMQFLIDGGVWWEGLLLGLAVAVSATLGDLGESMIKRDLGIKDMGALLPGHGGIMDRLDSLLPTAPVVWLLMVVFVGS, from the coding sequence ATGAACGAGACATCCTGGGGGGCCCCGCCGAGCGCCGGATACCGGGGGTCCACCGACCGGGGGCCGTCCTCTGCGGCCCGTTCGGCGGGTCCTGTGCACGAGGCGGGCATCGCGGCGCAGACTCGGCCCATGCCCATCGTGCCCCCCTCAGGCGGAGATCAGGACGACCGTGACCAGGGGGCCGCTCATCTTCGCGGCCCCCTGTTCCGCGATGAACAGGAGCCCGACATCAGGCCCCAGGACCCCGCCCCGGTGCCTGCCTCCCCCGAGTCGCCGAAGGCAGGAAAGAAGAGCGCCGGCCGTGACCTGCGGGCGGCGATAGGGGTCGGCGTGGGCCTCGGTGCGGTCATCCTCGCCTCCCTGTTCATTTACAAGCCCGTCTTCCTCGGCGTGATCGTGATCGCCGTCGTGGTCGGGCTGTGGGAGCTGACCTCCCGCCTCGCCGAGCGCAAGGCGATCCGTGCCCCGCTGGTGCCGCTCGCGGTCGGCGGAGCCGCCATGGTCATCGCCGGCTACGCCAGCGGCGCCGAGGGTGCGTGGGTGGCCGTGGCCTTCACGGCCCTGGCCGTCCTCGTGTGGCGGATGACGGAGTCGCCGGACGACTACCTCAAGGACGTCACGGCGGGCATCTTCGCGGCCTTCTACGTGCCGTTCCTGGCCACTTTCGTGGCCCTCATGCTCGCCGCCGGGGACGGCGCGTGGCGGGTGCTCACCTTCCTGATCCTGACCGTGGTCAGCGACACGGGTGCGTACGCGGTGGGCTGGAAGTTCGGCAAGCGCAAGCTGGCGCCGCGCATCAGCCCCGGCAAGACGCGCGAGGGGCTGCTCGGGGCGGTCGCCTTCGCGATGGTCGCCGGCGCCCTGTGCATGCAGTTCCTGATCGACGGCGGCGTGTGGTGGGAGGGGCTTCTCCTCGGCCTCGCCGTCGCCGTCAGCGCCACGCTGGGAGACCTCGGCGAGTCCATGATCAAGAGGGATCTCGGGATCAAGGACATGGGCGCCCTGCTGCCGGGGCACGGCGGCATCATGGACCGGCTGGACTCGCTCCTGCCGACCGCGCCCGTGGTGTGGCTCCTCATGGTCGTCTTCGTCGGCTCCTGA
- the rlmN gene encoding 23S rRNA (adenine(2503)-C(2))-methyltransferase RlmN, with protein sequence MAPAPGELTFVAPRGAKLPPRHLADLSPAERREAVSAIGEKPFRAKQLSQHYFARYAHDPAAWTDIPAAAREKLAAELLPELMSVVRHISCDDDTTRKTLWRLHDGKLVESVLMRYPDRVTMCISSQAGCGMNCPFCATGQAGLDRNLSTAEIVHQIVDGMRALRDGEVPGGPARLSNIVFMGMGEPLANYKRVVGAIRRLTDPEPDGLGLSQRGITVSTVGLVPAMLRFADEGFKCRLAVSLHAPDDELRDTLVPVNTRWKVREVLDAAWEYAEKSGRRVSIEYALIRDINDQAWRGDLLGRLLKGKRVHVNLIPLNPTPGSKWTASRPEDERAFVAAIAAHGVPVTVRDTRGQEIDGACGQLAAAER encoded by the coding sequence ATGGCCCCCGCGCCTGGAGAACTGACGTTCGTCGCCCCCCGTGGGGCCAAGCTGCCCCCGCGGCACCTTGCCGACCTCTCGCCCGCCGAGCGCCGCGAGGCCGTCTCGGCGATCGGTGAGAAGCCGTTCCGCGCCAAGCAGCTCTCGCAGCACTACTTCGCCCGGTACGCCCACGATCCCGCCGCATGGACCGACATCCCGGCGGCGGCGCGCGAGAAGCTCGCCGCCGAGCTGCTGCCGGAGCTCATGAGCGTCGTGCGTCACATCTCGTGCGACGACGACACCACCCGCAAGACCCTCTGGCGGCTGCACGACGGCAAGCTGGTGGAGTCCGTGCTGATGCGCTACCCCGACCGGGTCACCATGTGTATCAGCTCGCAGGCCGGCTGCGGCATGAACTGCCCGTTCTGCGCCACCGGCCAGGCCGGTCTGGACCGGAACCTGTCGACGGCCGAGATCGTCCACCAGATCGTGGACGGCATGCGGGCGCTGCGCGACGGAGAGGTCCCCGGCGGCCCCGCGCGGCTGTCCAACATCGTCTTCATGGGCATGGGCGAGCCGCTGGCCAACTACAAGCGGGTCGTCGGCGCCATCCGCCGCCTCACGGACCCCGAGCCGGACGGCCTGGGGCTCTCCCAGCGCGGCATCACGGTCTCCACGGTGGGCCTGGTCCCGGCGATGCTGCGCTTCGCCGACGAGGGCTTCAAGTGCCGTCTGGCCGTCTCCCTGCACGCACCGGACGACGAGCTGCGCGACACCCTGGTGCCGGTCAACACGCGCTGGAAGGTCCGCGAGGTCCTCGACGCGGCGTGGGAGTACGCGGAGAAGTCCGGCCGCCGGGTCTCCATCGAGTACGCCCTGATCCGTGACATCAACGACCAGGCATGGCGCGGCGACCTCCTGGGCCGGCTCCTCAAGGGCAAGCGCGTGCACGTCAACCTCATTCCGCTCAACCCCACCCCGGGGTCGAAGTGGACGGCCTCGCGCCCCGAGGACGAGCGGGCCTTCGTCGCGGCCATCGCCGCGCACGGGGTGCCGGTCACCGTCCGAGACACCCGCGGCCAGGAGATCGACGGCGCCTGCGGGCAGCTGGCAGCAGCCGAGCGCTGA
- a CDS encoding thiamine ABC transporter substrate-binding protein: MNTNLRRAAGAVAVGVLALPALAACGGSDGSGDSGTSEGKDKTVTLVSHNSFAASEEVLKQFTRQTGYKVKVLKGGDAGQAVNQAILSKSHPQGDVFFGVDNTLLSRALDNGIFAPYEAKGLDRVPRKLQADAGEHRVTPIDTGDICVNYDRAYFAGHKLTPPTSLDDLVKPEYKNLLVTENVATSSPGLAFQLATIAKYGDDGWQDYWKKLKDNGVEVVDGWEQAYNERFSGSAGGKKAKGDKPLVVSYASSPPAEVLGVKPQPAEGPTGVATGTCFQQTEFAGLLKGAKNTEGGKALIDFLLSRTFQEDMPLQMFVKPANQDAKLPEVFTKYGAQVNEPGTMAPEKIAKNRDQWVKAWSSLVLK; this comes from the coding sequence ATGAACACCAACCTGCGGCGTGCCGCCGGCGCAGTCGCCGTCGGCGTGCTCGCCCTTCCGGCCCTGGCCGCGTGCGGCGGCTCGGACGGCTCCGGGGACTCCGGCACGTCCGAAGGCAAGGACAAGACCGTCACCCTGGTCTCGCACAACTCCTTCGCAGCGTCCGAAGAGGTGCTCAAGCAGTTCACCCGGCAGACCGGGTACAAGGTGAAGGTCCTCAAGGGCGGCGACGCCGGCCAGGCCGTCAACCAGGCCATCCTGTCCAAGAGCCACCCGCAGGGCGACGTCTTCTTCGGCGTCGACAACACCCTGCTCTCCCGGGCGCTGGACAACGGCATCTTCGCGCCGTACGAGGCCAAGGGCCTGGACCGCGTCCCGAGGAAGCTCCAGGCCGACGCCGGCGAGCACCGGGTCACGCCCATCGACACCGGCGACATCTGCGTCAACTACGACCGCGCGTACTTCGCCGGCCACAAGCTGACCCCGCCGACTTCCCTCGACGACCTGGTCAAGCCCGAGTACAAGAACCTGCTCGTCACCGAGAACGTCGCCACGTCCTCCCCGGGCCTCGCCTTCCAGCTCGCCACGATCGCCAAGTACGGCGACGACGGGTGGCAGGACTACTGGAAGAAGCTCAAGGACAACGGCGTCGAGGTCGTCGACGGCTGGGAGCAGGCCTACAACGAGCGCTTCTCCGGCTCCGCGGGAGGCAAGAAGGCCAAGGGCGACAAGCCCCTCGTGGTCTCCTACGCCTCCAGCCCGCCCGCCGAGGTCCTGGGCGTGAAGCCGCAGCCCGCGGAGGGCCCGACCGGCGTCGCCACGGGCACCTGCTTCCAGCAGACGGAGTTCGCCGGGCTGCTGAAGGGCGCGAAGAACACCGAGGGTGGCAAGGCCCTGATCGACTTCCTGCTGAGCCGTACGTTCCAGGAGGACATGCCGCTGCAGATGTTCGTCAAGCCCGCCAACCAGGACGCCAAGCTGCCCGAGGTGTTCACCAAGTACGGCGCGCAGGTGAACGAGCCCGGCACCATGGCCCCCGAGAAGATCGCCAAGAACCGCGACCAGTGGGTCAAGGCATGGTCCTCGCTCGTCCTGAAGTAG
- a CDS encoding ABC transporter permease, translated as MVLARPEVGPGAPARGPARGPGGAGRRTAVRLGLMALPLAFFAVFFAYPVASIVSRGLKDGGQWQLGRIGEVVTDPAIGHVLWFTTWQAAASTALTLALALPGAYVFARFDFPGKRTLRAVVTVPFVLPTVVAGSAFLALLGRGGLLDEWWGVRLDTTVWAILLAHVFFNYAVVVRTVGGLWAQLDPRQEEAARVLGAGRFTAWRRVTLPALAPAVAAAALMVFLFTFTSFGVVQILGGPRYATLEVEIYQQTAQMLDLPTAAVLTLLQFVAVAALLAVHAWTVRRREATLRLVDPARTARRPRGAAEWAFLASVLAVVAVLILAPLVVLVLRSFDGPDGFGLAFYRALASADGNAGTFVVAPLEAIGNSLAYGLAATAIAVVIGGLAAAALTRREGRLVRGFDALLMLPLGTSAVTVGFGFLISLDEPPLDLRASWILVPLAQALVGVPFVVRTVLPVLRAVDVRLREAAAVLGASPLRAWREVDLPLVGRALGVAAGFAFAVSLGEFGATVFIARPDSPTLPVAVARLLGRPGELTYGQAMALSTILMLVCAAALLVLERIRTDRTGEF; from the coding sequence ATGGTCCTCGCTCGTCCTGAAGTAGGGCCCGGGGCCCCTGCACGGGGCCCCGCGCGAGGCCCCGGCGGGGCCGGGCGGCGGACAGCGGTGCGGCTCGGCCTCATGGCCCTGCCGCTCGCCTTCTTCGCGGTCTTCTTCGCCTACCCCGTCGCCTCGATCGTCTCCCGGGGGCTGAAGGACGGCGGGCAGTGGCAGCTCGGCCGCATCGGCGAGGTCGTGACAGACCCGGCTATCGGCCACGTGCTGTGGTTCACCACCTGGCAGGCGGCCGCCTCCACCGCCCTGACGCTCGCCCTCGCCCTGCCCGGGGCGTACGTCTTCGCGCGGTTCGACTTCCCCGGCAAGCGCACGCTGCGCGCCGTGGTGACCGTGCCGTTCGTCCTGCCGACCGTCGTCGCCGGCTCGGCCTTCCTGGCGCTGCTGGGGCGCGGGGGGCTGCTGGACGAGTGGTGGGGGGTGCGCCTCGACACCACTGTCTGGGCGATCCTGCTCGCCCACGTGTTCTTCAACTACGCCGTGGTCGTCCGCACCGTGGGCGGCCTGTGGGCCCAGCTCGACCCGCGCCAGGAGGAGGCGGCCAGAGTCCTGGGCGCGGGGCGCTTCACGGCCTGGAGGCGGGTCACGCTGCCGGCGCTGGCGCCGGCCGTGGCCGCCGCGGCCCTCATGGTCTTCCTCTTCACCTTCACATCCTTCGGCGTCGTGCAGATCCTCGGCGGTCCCCGCTACGCCACGCTGGAAGTGGAGATCTATCAGCAGACCGCCCAGATGCTCGACCTGCCGACGGCCGCCGTCCTGACGCTGCTGCAGTTCGTGGCCGTCGCAGCGCTGCTGGCCGTGCACGCATGGACGGTGCGGCGGCGGGAGGCGACCCTGCGGCTGGTCGACCCGGCGCGCACGGCGCGGCGCCCGCGGGGCGCGGCCGAGTGGGCGTTCCTGGCGTCTGTCCTGGCGGTCGTCGCCGTGCTCATCCTCGCCCCGCTCGTGGTCCTCGTGCTGCGCTCCTTCGACGGCCCGGACGGCTTCGGGCTGGCTTTCTACCGCGCCCTGGCCTCGGCGGACGGCAACGCCGGCACGTTCGTCGTCGCCCCGCTGGAGGCGATCGGCAACTCGCTCGCGTACGGCCTGGCGGCCACGGCCATCGCGGTCGTCATCGGCGGGCTCGCGGCTGCGGCGCTGACCCGGCGCGAGGGGCGGCTCGTCCGCGGCTTCGACGCCTTGCTGATGCTGCCGCTCGGCACGTCCGCCGTGACGGTCGGCTTCGGCTTTCTCATCAGCCTGGACGAGCCGCCGCTGGACCTGAGGGCGTCCTGGATCCTGGTACCGCTCGCACAGGCCCTTGTGGGCGTGCCGTTCGTCGTACGGACCGTGCTGCCGGTCCTGCGCGCCGTGGACGTACGGCTGCGCGAGGCCGCCGCCGTGCTGGGGGCCTCCCCCCTGCGGGCATGGCGGGAGGTGGACCTGCCCTTGGTCGGCCGTGCCCTGGGGGTCGCGGCAGGCTTCGCGTTCGCCGTGTCGCTGGGAGAGTTCGGGGCCACGGTCTTCATCGCCCGCCCCGACAGCCCCACGCTGCCGGTGGCGGTGGCCCGGCTCCTGGGCCGCCCCGGGGAGCTCACCTACGGGCAGGCGATGGCCCTGAGCACGATCCTGATGCTGGTGTGCGCCGCGGCGCTGCTGGTGCTGGAACGTATCCGCACCGACCGTACGGGGGAGTTCTGA
- a CDS encoding ABC transporter ATP-binding protein, whose translation MALLRLEKVDVRFGERAALDAVDLEVAEHEIVCVLGPSGSGKSTLLRVVAGLQRADAGRVLLAGRDQSGVPTHRRGVGLMFQDHQLFPQRDVAGNVAFGLRMRGMGRAETARTVAELLELVGLPGAQRRSIAALSGGEQQRVALARALAPQPRLLMLDEPLGQLDRGLRERLVVELRDLFGRLGTTVLAVTHDQGEAFALADRVVVMRDGRIAQAGTPLEVWRRPASEFVARFLGFDNVVEATVGGECADTVWGKVPVPPGSRQGTGRLLVRPAGVRLVPETEGLPCTVTGRTFRGDHVVLMLRPADGPVLEAACGLHGAPAAGDRVGVAFDVADVVVLDDAGTANG comes from the coding sequence ATGGCCCTGCTGCGACTGGAGAAGGTCGACGTCCGCTTCGGGGAGCGTGCAGCGCTCGACGCGGTGGACCTGGAGGTCGCCGAGCACGAGATCGTCTGCGTGCTGGGCCCCAGCGGCAGCGGCAAGTCCACGCTGCTGCGCGTGGTGGCCGGGCTGCAGCGCGCGGATGCCGGGCGCGTGCTCCTGGCGGGGCGCGACCAGAGCGGCGTTCCCACGCACCGGCGCGGAGTGGGCCTCATGTTCCAGGACCACCAGCTGTTCCCCCAGCGGGACGTGGCGGGCAACGTCGCCTTCGGACTGCGCATGCGCGGCATGGGGCGGGCCGAGACGGCACGGACGGTCGCCGAGCTGCTGGAGCTGGTGGGGCTGCCCGGTGCGCAGCGCCGCTCCATCGCCGCCCTGTCCGGCGGCGAGCAGCAGCGGGTGGCTCTCGCACGGGCCCTCGCGCCGCAGCCCCGGCTGCTGATGCTCGACGAGCCGCTCGGGCAGCTGGACCGCGGCCTGCGGGAGCGCTTGGTCGTCGAACTGCGCGACCTCTTCGGCCGGCTGGGGACCACGGTGCTGGCCGTCACCCACGACCAAGGCGAGGCGTTCGCCCTCGCCGACCGCGTGGTCGTGATGCGTGACGGACGGATCGCTCAGGCCGGCACGCCGCTGGAGGTCTGGCGCCGCCCGGCCTCCGAGTTCGTGGCCCGTTTCCTCGGCTTCGACAACGTCGTCGAGGCGACGGTCGGCGGCGAGTGCGCGGACACCGTGTGGGGGAAGGTCCCGGTGCCGCCGGGGTCGCGGCAGGGCACGGGCCGGCTGCTCGTACGGCCTGCCGGCGTGCGCCTCGTGCCGGAGACGGAGGGGCTCCCGTGCACGGTCACCGGGCGGACGTTCCGGGGCGACCACGTCGTGCTGATGCTGCGCCCCGCGGACGGCCCCGTGCTGGAGGCGGCATGCGGGCTGCACGGGGCCCCCGCCGCCGGCGACCGCGTGGGCGTCGCTTTCGACGTCGCGGATGTCGTCGTGCTGGACGACGCCGGTACCGCGAACGGCTGA
- a CDS encoding ABC transporter ATP-binding protein: protein MVAPPDNDVLWARGLHYAHSGSPALAGVSIGVREGEILAITGPRGSGKTTLLKCLSGQLLPDPGEVWFNSAPVHTLSRAARERLRRERFGWIDSEPHLVPELSAWENAALPLLLRGVGHRAAKRTASEWLERLDVGDCHRKRPAALLQAQRQRVAIARALASEPTVLFADEPTAPLHNADRAQVLRTLTTAARSHHITVVIATLDDEIATLADRTVSLVDGRRGTAIPVPDAPEGEGRAACSVSA, encoded by the coding sequence ATGGTGGCCCCGCCGGACAACGACGTGCTCTGGGCACGCGGCTTGCATTACGCCCACAGTGGTTCCCCCGCGCTCGCAGGGGTCTCCATCGGCGTACGCGAGGGAGAGATTCTCGCCATCACCGGGCCACGCGGCTCCGGCAAGACCACGCTCCTCAAATGCCTGTCCGGACAGCTCCTCCCCGACCCCGGAGAGGTGTGGTTCAACAGCGCCCCCGTCCACACCCTTTCGCGTGCTGCTCGCGAGCGGCTGCGGCGGGAGCGCTTCGGCTGGATCGACAGCGAGCCGCACCTCGTGCCGGAGCTGAGCGCCTGGGAGAACGCCGCCCTGCCGCTGTTGCTGCGCGGCGTCGGGCACCGGGCCGCCAAGCGCACCGCAAGTGAGTGGCTGGAGCGCCTCGACGTCGGCGACTGCCACCGCAAGCGGCCGGCCGCCCTGCTCCAGGCGCAGCGCCAGCGGGTCGCCATCGCACGGGCGCTCGCCAGCGAGCCCACCGTCCTGTTCGCCGACGAGCCGACGGCGCCGCTGCACAACGCGGACCGTGCGCAGGTGCTGCGCACGCTGACCACGGCCGCCCGCTCGCACCACATCACGGTCGTCATCGCCACGCTGGACGACGAGATCGCCACCCTGGCCGACCGTACGGTCTCCCTGGTCGACGGCCGCCGAGGCACCGCCATCCCGGTACCCGACGCGCCCGAGGGAGAGGGCAGGGCGGCGTGCTCAGTCTCCGCCTAG
- a CDS encoding aspartate aminotransferase family protein, with protein MGNPIAVSKDLSQTAYDHLWMHFTRMSSYENAPVPTIVRGEGTYIFDDKGKRYLDGLAGLFVVQAGHGRAELAEAAAKQAQELAFFPVWSYAHPKAIELAERLAHHAPGDLNKVFFTTGGGEAVETAWKLAKQYHKLTGNPTKYKVISRAVAYHGTPQGALAITGLPALKAPFEPLVPGAYKVPNTNIYRAPIHGDDPEAFGRWAADQIEQQILFEGPDTVAAVFLEPVQNAGGCFPPPPGYFQRVREICDTYNVLLVSDEVICAFGRLGTMFACDKFGYVPDIITCAKGMTSGYSPIGAAVISDRIAEPFFKGSNTFLHGYTFGGHPVSAAVALTNLDIFEREGLNQHVLDNEAAFHATLSKLHDLPIVGDVRGNGFFYGIELVKDKATKESFTPEECEQLLYGFVSKKLFENGLYCRADDRGDPVIQVAPPLISDQSTFDEIEQIVRGVLAEAWTRI; from the coding sequence ATGGGGAACCCGATAGCCGTGAGCAAGGACCTCTCCCAGACTGCATACGACCACCTGTGGATGCACTTCACCCGCATGTCGTCGTACGAGAACGCCCCCGTGCCGACCATCGTGCGCGGTGAGGGCACCTACATCTTCGACGACAAGGGCAAGCGCTACCTGGACGGCCTCGCGGGGCTGTTCGTGGTCCAGGCGGGCCACGGGCGGGCCGAGCTGGCCGAGGCGGCCGCCAAGCAGGCTCAGGAGCTGGCCTTCTTCCCGGTGTGGAGCTACGCGCACCCCAAGGCGATCGAGCTGGCCGAGCGGCTCGCCCACCACGCCCCGGGCGACCTCAACAAGGTCTTCTTCACCACCGGCGGCGGAGAGGCCGTGGAGACCGCCTGGAAGCTCGCGAAGCAGTACCACAAGCTCACCGGCAACCCCACCAAGTACAAGGTGATATCCCGGGCCGTCGCCTACCACGGCACGCCCCAGGGCGCACTGGCCATCACCGGCCTGCCGGCCCTCAAGGCACCCTTCGAGCCGCTCGTCCCCGGTGCTTACAAGGTGCCCAACACCAACATCTACCGGGCCCCGATCCACGGCGACGACCCCGAGGCCTTCGGCCGCTGGGCCGCCGACCAGATCGAGCAGCAGATCCTCTTCGAAGGCCCCGACACGGTCGCGGCCGTCTTCCTGGAGCCGGTCCAGAACGCGGGCGGCTGCTTCCCGCCCCCGCCCGGCTACTTCCAGCGGGTGCGCGAGATCTGTGATACGTACAACGTGCTGCTCGTCTCGGACGAGGTCATCTGCGCCTTCGGCCGCCTCGGCACGATGTTCGCGTGCGACAAGTTCGGCTACGTGCCCGACATCATCACCTGCGCCAAGGGCATGACGTCCGGCTACTCCCCCATCGGTGCGGCCGTCATCTCCGACCGGATCGCCGAACCGTTCTTCAAGGGCAGCAACACTTTCCTGCACGGCTACACCTTCGGCGGCCACCCCGTCTCGGCGGCGGTCGCCCTCACCAACCTCGACATCTTCGAGCGCGAGGGCCTCAACCAGCACGTGCTGGACAACGAGGCGGCGTTCCACGCAACGCTCTCCAAGCTGCACGACCTGCCGATCGTGGGCGACGTGCGCGGCAACGGCTTCTTCTACGGCATCGAGCTGGTCAAGGACAAGGCCACCAAGGAGTCGTTCACGCCGGAGGAGTGCGAGCAGCTGCTCTATGGCTTCGTGTCCAAGAAGCTGTTCGAGAACGGCCTGTACTGCCGGGCCGACGACCGTGGCGACCCGGTCATCCAGGTCGCCCCGCCGCTGATCTCCGACCAGTCGACGTTCGACGAGATCGAGCAGATCGTCCGCGGCGTGCTCGCGGAGGCCTGGACCAGGATCTGA